From Laspinema palackyanum D2c, one genomic window encodes:
- a CDS encoding GTPase family protein gives MVRLKTWQWVVLALPIAAIVSFLLVAAGTQIHEWNLNWIWAIFTLVLVGWRWLLVQWTQPMMAEMEAAIAQVNQDIEESKQQNTGPTADEATQKAEIALQKILETSRTDAPIWEDLQTFGNRCQEVVTAIALIYNPEVKYPLLNIYIPQAYGLIRGTVDDMDRWMQQLSPALNQVTVGQAFQAYEMYRKLEPSARKLFQVWNWVQWFVNPAVAAARIASQGSSNRATQELLVNLGQLLREAALRNLSRQAATLYGNRTLPETVSPISTPALPKAKTQTLREIISQAEPVETVAQKPVNILLVGRTGAGKSSLINTLFDSDRAEVDLLPSTDLVSSYHWQSEGGETLILWDTPGYEQAKRADLREMVLDYGTTADLLLLVTPALDPALQMDVDFLKEIKAEVSDLPAIALVTQVDRLRPIREWNPPYDWVWGDKPKEKSIREATQYRTEQLGEYCDRILPIVTQDSQQGRTAWNADTLAIALIEAIDPAKQQRLARFLRDRESRIVASAKIIDRYTFQMATTQGLTSLLKTPVLQFISTLSTGSPTLAYALAEQIPVEQLPVVIGKLQMGYDLFNLLNTDAKPFQFDLLSLWPLLRDNRGTSDRNAWAFGHALVEYWTQKLSLEQLRSRFESYLEQPPTS, from the coding sequence ATGGTTCGATTAAAAACTTGGCAATGGGTGGTTTTAGCCCTGCCGATCGCCGCGATTGTTAGCTTTTTGCTGGTGGCAGCCGGAACCCAAATTCATGAATGGAATTTGAACTGGATTTGGGCAATTTTTACCCTCGTTTTAGTCGGGTGGCGGTGGCTGTTGGTGCAGTGGACTCAACCGATGATGGCGGAAATGGAAGCGGCGATCGCCCAGGTGAATCAGGACATCGAAGAGTCTAAACAACAAAACACCGGACCCACCGCTGATGAAGCCACTCAAAAAGCCGAAATCGCCTTACAAAAGATATTAGAAACCTCGCGGACTGATGCGCCGATTTGGGAGGATTTACAAACCTTTGGGAACCGATGCCAGGAAGTCGTCACCGCCATTGCCTTAATTTATAATCCCGAAGTTAAATATCCCCTGCTGAATATTTACATTCCCCAAGCTTATGGACTGATTCGAGGCACTGTGGATGACATGGACCGCTGGATGCAACAACTCTCACCGGCCTTGAATCAAGTTACTGTAGGACAAGCCTTTCAAGCTTATGAAATGTATCGCAAATTGGAACCTTCGGCGCGGAAACTGTTCCAAGTTTGGAACTGGGTCCAATGGTTTGTGAATCCGGCTGTAGCGGCAGCACGAATAGCCTCTCAGGGTTCTAGCAATCGGGCAACTCAAGAATTATTAGTGAATTTGGGACAATTGTTGCGAGAGGCAGCATTACGGAATTTGAGTCGGCAAGCGGCTACTTTGTATGGAAATCGGACTTTACCCGAGACGGTTTCACCGATATCGACTCCGGCTTTACCGAAAGCCAAAACCCAAACTCTGCGAGAGATTATCTCTCAAGCCGAACCTGTGGAAACTGTCGCCCAAAAACCCGTTAATATTTTGTTAGTCGGGCGGACTGGGGCGGGAAAAAGTAGTTTGATTAATACCTTGTTTGATAGCGATCGCGCCGAAGTTGATTTGTTGCCGAGTACGGATTTAGTCTCCAGCTATCATTGGCAGAGTGAGGGCGGGGAAACCCTGATTTTATGGGATACTCCGGGATATGAACAAGCAAAACGGGCCGATTTGCGAGAGATGGTCCTGGACTATGGCACAACTGCGGATTTGTTATTGTTAGTGACTCCCGCGTTGGATCCGGCCCTGCAAATGGATGTGGATTTTCTCAAAGAAATCAAGGCAGAGGTGTCCGATTTACCCGCGATCGCCCTGGTGACACAAGTCGATCGCTTGCGTCCGATTCGGGAGTGGAATCCGCCTTATGATTGGGTTTGGGGGGATAAACCCAAGGAAAAATCGATTCGGGAAGCAACTCAGTATCGCACTGAACAATTGGGGGAATATTGCGATCGCATTTTACCCATTGTGACCCAAGACTCACAACAAGGGCGAACGGCTTGGAACGCTGATACCCTGGCAATAGCACTGATTGAGGCGATTGATCCGGCTAAACAACAGCGCCTCGCTCGATTTTTGCGCGATCGCGAATCCCGGATCGTGGCTTCTGCTAAAATTATCGATCGCTATACCTTCCAGATGGCAACCACCCAAGGATTGACCTCCTTACTCAAGACTCCCGTCCTCCAGTTTATTTCCACCCTTTCCACCGGGTCCCCGACTCTCGCCTACGCCTTAGCGGAACAAATCCCCGTCGAACAGTTACCCGTGGTCATTGGTAAACTACAAATGGGCTATGACTTATTTAATTTGTTGAATACCGACGCCAAACCCTTTCAGTTTGATTTGCTCTCCCTGTGGCCCTTGCTACGGGATAATCGGGGAACGAGCGATCGCAATGCCTGGGCCTTTGGCCATGCCTTAGTCGAATATTGGACCCAGAAATTGAGCTTAGAACAACTGCGATCGCGCTTTGAGTCTTATTTAGAGCAACCACCGACATCCTAA
- a CDS encoding fatty acid desaturase: protein MQANTVLNQTTDTVSQTQTQELPFTLQDVKAAIPAECFEPSIFKSLSYFFLDVGIIAGLYAIAYNLDSWFFFPIFWVMQGTMFWALFVVGHDCGHGSFSKLKWLNNLIGHLSHIPILVPYHGWRISHRTHHGNTGNLDTDESWYPVSEEKYNRMPWYEKLFRFYLPLLAYPLYLFKRSPDRAGSHFLPSSPLFRPSEKWDIVTSSVLWVMMVGFLGVLTYQFGWVFLVKYYLVPYIIFVMWLDLVTFLHHTEDDIPWYRGEDWYFLKGALSTIDRDYGFINPIHHNIGTHVAHHIFLNMPHYHLKTATEAIKPLLGDYYRSSNEPILKSFIRSYWSCHFVPNTGSKVYYESPWKPKSK, encoded by the coding sequence GTGCAAGCAAACACAGTTCTAAATCAGACGACTGATACAGTTTCACAGACACAAACCCAAGAGTTACCCTTTACTCTTCAGGATGTGAAGGCGGCAATTCCTGCCGAGTGTTTTGAACCCTCGATATTCAAGTCGCTGAGTTACTTTTTTCTGGATGTTGGGATTATTGCGGGACTGTATGCGATCGCATACAATCTGGATTCCTGGTTCTTTTTCCCCATTTTCTGGGTGATGCAAGGGACAATGTTTTGGGCATTATTTGTAGTGGGTCATGACTGCGGTCATGGCTCTTTTTCTAAGCTCAAATGGTTGAATAACCTAATTGGACATTTGTCTCATATTCCGATTTTAGTTCCTTACCACGGTTGGCGGATCAGTCACCGGACCCATCATGGGAACACGGGAAATTTGGACACAGACGAAAGCTGGTATCCAGTATCCGAAGAAAAATACAATCGGATGCCTTGGTATGAAAAGCTATTCCGCTTTTATTTACCCTTATTAGCCTATCCGCTTTATCTGTTCAAGCGATCGCCCGATCGCGCCGGTTCCCATTTTCTCCCCAGCAGTCCCCTGTTCCGTCCCTCGGAAAAATGGGATATTGTGACCAGTTCGGTCCTGTGGGTGATGATGGTGGGATTTCTCGGCGTCCTCACCTATCAATTTGGGTGGGTGTTTTTGGTTAAATATTACCTCGTACCTTACATCATTTTCGTGATGTGGTTGGACTTAGTAACCTTCCTGCATCATACCGAAGATGATATTCCCTGGTATCGAGGAGAGGATTGGTATTTTCTCAAAGGTGCGCTTTCCACTATCGATCGCGACTATGGATTTATCAATCCCATCCATCATAATATTGGCACTCATGTGGCGCATCATATTTTCTTAAATATGCCCCACTATCATTTGAAGACAGCAACTGAGGCGATTAAACCCCTGTTAGGTGATTATTATCGCTCCTCCAACGAACCCATTTTAAAGAGCTTCATTCGCTCTTATTGGTCCTGTCATTTTGTGCCAAATACCGGATCCAAGGTGTACTATGAATCTCCCTGGAAGCCGAAATCGAAATAA
- a CDS encoding Calx-beta domain-containing protein encodes MTFIFGDNQGNTLIGPDSNDTIIGGDGNDSILGNAGEDILFGGLGEDTLIGGPGADIFVLESGRDTIVDFQKGVDRLAVSRTLRTAQIRLEPIFERTGNGNSNPVAIATQLVVVQNGDRQVIGEVSGSINLDATDFLNETLDPLASIVELTAANFTVQEGVSSVEVRLVRTGNLSETASVTVLPTDGTAIASADYIGGPRVVTFAPRQSQAVVTIPIIDDNLVEPTETFSVSLVNPTANVLLSGRSQSTITILDDDVELSLGQQTLTLNDQGEAVATITVLRSGRVENTVGATISLAPNLPTPPGNLNIPQVPVNLAPGVTAQTVTIPLVNELIAAGVETLGLTLTTPTGGATLGTTNTASFTLIDETVNPVTVQFNQTDFQTGEDGIPIVPVTLTRTGSLNRPVTVTIALEEDTATATEDFDTTPISVTFAAGETTQTVSIPIVNDNRIEPDETLSLTLVNPTGGATLGTPNTATLTIVDNDTALQFTRPDFNAVEDGTPIQPVQVQRIGFTGIPIGVTLGLSDGTATAPMDYDPTPISVDFAPGETLQTVAIPLVDDDTLEPDETINLALLNPTGEATLGEPNTAVFTTIDNDVLLQFSGGNFVVNEDGTAIAPVTVTREGRLESAFSAVIALTNGTATAPLDYNNTPILVNFAPGETVQTVAVPIVNDIESEPNETVQLTLTNPSQGARIGPQNAATLAVLDNDIRLEFSAPTFTVEEEGTAILAVTVTRAGGLDLPAGATVVLGDGTATAPFDYNNTPIPVNFAPGETVQTVTIPMVTDAIAEVAETLNLALVNPTPGVEIGTQSSATLVIPRSDLPALLNFEGVRNLDPVSGFYGDRGISFSTNALGIMSNDALDALGIPDEFGGNFAPPPSGTTALTYGENSAIVMNVEGGFDNQLSFFYASPFANHTVTLYDGLNASGNILASIPLSTTAAGSLPHVYAEFDQAIVPFTGVARSVSFGSVSNKLILDDILLG; translated from the coding sequence ATGACGTTCATTTTTGGGGATAATCAAGGGAATACTTTAATTGGTCCCGACAGCAACGATACCATCATTGGCGGGGATGGGAATGATTCTATCCTGGGTAATGCGGGAGAAGATATTCTCTTTGGAGGTCTAGGAGAAGATACCTTAATTGGCGGTCCCGGGGCGGATATTTTTGTTCTGGAATCCGGCAGAGATACGATTGTTGATTTTCAAAAAGGGGTGGATAGACTGGCAGTTTCCCGGACCTTAAGAACTGCCCAAATTCGCCTAGAACCGATTTTTGAACGAACGGGAAATGGAAATTCCAATCCGGTGGCGATCGCCACTCAATTGGTGGTGGTCCAGAATGGCGATCGCCAGGTCATTGGGGAGGTATCCGGGTCGATTAATTTGGATGCCACGGATTTTTTAAATGAAACCCTAGACCCCCTGGCAAGTATTGTCGAGTTGACTGCCGCCAATTTTACAGTTCAGGAGGGGGTTTCCAGTGTAGAAGTGAGGTTGGTTCGCACCGGCAACCTAAGTGAGACGGCCAGTGTCACAGTTCTGCCCACCGATGGAACGGCGATCGCCTCAGCAGATTACATCGGAGGACCTCGGGTGGTCACCTTTGCCCCCAGACAATCTCAAGCGGTGGTCACGATTCCGATTATTGATGATAACCTTGTGGAACCGACGGAAACCTTCTCGGTGAGTTTAGTCAATCCCACGGCAAATGTGCTTCTCTCCGGGCGATCGCAATCCACCATCACCATTCTTGATGACGACGTGGAACTCTCTTTAGGTCAGCAAACCTTGACCCTCAATGACCAAGGTGAGGCCGTTGCCACCATCACCGTCCTCCGCAGTGGGAGAGTTGAGAATACAGTCGGCGCAACCATCTCCCTCGCCCCCAATCTCCCCACCCCTCCCGGTAATCTGAATATCCCGCAGGTTCCGGTAAACTTGGCCCCGGGAGTCACCGCACAAACCGTCACGATTCCTCTCGTCAATGAACTGATTGCCGCAGGGGTCGAAACTCTAGGGTTGACCCTCACCACCCCCACCGGAGGCGCAACCCTAGGCACAACCAATACCGCCAGCTTCACCCTAATCGATGAAACCGTTAATCCCGTTACTGTACAGTTCAATCAAACAGACTTTCAAACCGGGGAAGATGGTATCCCCATTGTTCCTGTCACCCTAACCCGCACAGGTTCCCTCAATCGTCCCGTTACCGTAACTATTGCCCTAGAAGAAGACACGGCAACTGCAACGGAGGATTTCGATACTACCCCGATTTCCGTAACCTTTGCCGCAGGAGAAACCACTCAAACCGTTTCAATTCCGATCGTCAACGATAACCGTATAGAACCCGATGAAACATTATCTCTCACTTTAGTTAATCCCACCGGAGGCGCAACCCTCGGAACCCCGAATACCGCCACATTGACTATTGTCGATAATGATACTGCCTTGCAGTTTACTCGTCCCGATTTTAATGCAGTCGAGGACGGTACCCCCATTCAACCCGTCCAAGTTCAGCGCATTGGGTTTACGGGAATCCCCATAGGTGTCACCCTTGGATTAAGTGATGGCACCGCCACGGCGCCTATGGATTACGACCCCACCCCAATTTCTGTAGACTTTGCACCCGGAGAAACCCTCCAAACCGTGGCCATTCCCCTGGTGGATGATGACACACTAGAACCGGATGAAACCATCAATCTCGCCTTACTCAATCCCACCGGGGAGGCAACCCTAGGGGAACCGAATACGGCAGTGTTCACGACTATCGATAATGATGTGCTGTTGCAGTTTAGTGGAGGGAACTTTGTTGTCAATGAAGATGGCACAGCGATCGCACCCGTAACCGTCACCCGGGAAGGCCGACTGGAGAGCGCTTTTTCCGCCGTGATCGCCCTCACTAATGGCACTGCCACTGCTCCCTTGGATTACAATAATACCCCAATTCTCGTCAATTTTGCCCCGGGAGAAACCGTCCAAACCGTTGCCGTTCCCATCGTCAATGACATCGAAAGCGAACCCAACGAAACCGTCCAATTAACCCTCACAAATCCCAGTCAAGGTGCAAGAATTGGCCCGCAAAATGCAGCAACTTTAGCGGTTTTAGATAATGATATCCGCCTAGAATTTAGTGCGCCAACCTTCACCGTCGAAGAAGAGGGCACCGCAATTCTCGCCGTCACCGTCACCCGCGCAGGAGGACTTGATCTCCCTGCCGGTGCAACCGTAGTTTTAGGGGATGGGACGGCCACTGCACCCTTTGATTACAATAATACCCCGATTCCGGTGAACTTTGCTCCCGGAGAAACCGTTCAAACCGTGACCATTCCGATGGTCACTGATGCGATCGCCGAAGTTGCCGAAACCCTCAATCTGGCCTTAGTCAATCCCACTCCAGGGGTAGAAATTGGGACACAAAGTAGTGCCACCCTCGTCATTCCCCGCAGCGATCTACCTGCCTTACTCAACTTTGAAGGGGTGAGAAATTTAGACCCAGTGAGCGGATTTTATGGCGATCGCGGGATATCTTTTTCCACCAACGCCTTGGGAATCATGAGTAACGATGCCTTAGATGCCTTGGGAATTCCCGATGAATTCGGCGGCAACTTTGCCCCACCCCCCAGCGGTACAACTGCCCTCACTTACGGAGAAAACTCGGCGATCGTCATGAATGTAGAAGGGGGATTTGACAATCAACTCTCCTTCTTCTATGCCTCCCCCTTCGCCAATCACACCGTCACTCTCTATGATGGATTAAACGCATCCGGCAACATCTTGGCATCCATCCCCTTATCCACCACCGCAGCAGGTTCCTTACCCCATGTTTATGCAGAATTTGACCAGGCGATCGTCCCCTTCACCGGAGTCGCACGTTCCGTCAGCTTCGGCAGCGTTTCCAACAAGCTCATCCTAGATGATATCCTCCTAGGATAA
- the leuS gene encoding leucine--tRNA ligase — protein sequence MESRYNPASLEEKWQQTWTERQLYQTPETRDRPKFYALSMFPYPSGNLHMGHVRVYTITDVIGRLKRMQGYRVLNPMGWDAFGLPAENAAIERGIHPAKWTYQNIAQMKQQLERLGIAFDWTREVATCSPDYYKWTQWIFLQFFNAGLAYQKEAAVNWDPIDQTVLANEQVDNEGRSWRSGAKVERKLLKQWFFKITDYAEQLLNDLDQLTGWPERVKLMQANWIGKSVGAYLEFPIVGSTEKVAVFTTRPDTVYGVTYVVLAPEHPLTRQVTTPDRLAAVESFIAEVSNQSELERTADDKPKRGIPTGGTAINPFTGEEIPIWIADYVLYEYGTGAVMGVPAHDVRDFKFAREQNLPIKQVIVRADAADEKAELKEAYTEPGIVINSDIFNGMESTTAKGEIIAHAEKQKWGKARIQYRLRDWLISRQRYWGAPIPVIHCPSCGAVPVPDEDLPVQLPEDVAFSGRGLSPLSQLESWVNVPCPSCGEPAKRETDTMDTFIDSSWYFLRYPDAQNADKAFDTQQVNDWLPVDQYVGGIEHAILHLLYSRFFTKVLRDRGLLNFDEPFQRLLTQGMVQGLTYKNPQTGKYIPSAQVNASDPKYPETGEPLQVFYEKMSKSKYNGVDPLEVLGKYGADTARMFILFKAPPEKDLEWEDADVEGQYRFLNRVWRLVTEYAETTPAKEVKGELSKAEKELRRSIHTAIKEITEDLEGEYQFNTAVSELMKLSNALNDADCKNSAIYTEGIKTLLILLAPFAPHIAEELWQEIGNQTLVHEQSWPGVDLDALVVDEITLVIQISGKTRGTIQVPAQATREELEQYARESEVAQKYITGQEIKKAIVVPGKLVNFVLGKS from the coding sequence GTGGAATCCCGTTATAATCCCGCATCCCTTGAGGAAAAGTGGCAACAAACTTGGACAGAACGCCAGTTATACCAAACCCCAGAAACCCGCGATCGGCCTAAATTTTATGCCCTGTCCATGTTTCCCTATCCCTCGGGAAACCTGCACATGGGTCATGTCCGAGTTTACACTATCACCGACGTGATTGGTCGTCTCAAGCGGATGCAAGGGTATCGCGTCCTGAATCCGATGGGATGGGATGCCTTTGGACTTCCGGCAGAAAATGCCGCCATTGAACGCGGGATTCATCCGGCGAAATGGACCTATCAAAATATCGCCCAGATGAAACAACAATTGGAACGTCTGGGAATTGCCTTCGATTGGACTAGAGAAGTCGCCACCTGTTCCCCGGATTATTACAAATGGACCCAGTGGATATTTTTGCAGTTTTTTAATGCTGGACTCGCCTACCAAAAAGAAGCGGCAGTCAATTGGGACCCCATCGACCAAACCGTACTCGCCAATGAACAAGTGGATAATGAGGGTCGGTCCTGGCGATCGGGGGCTAAAGTTGAGCGGAAATTGCTCAAACAATGGTTTTTCAAAATTACCGATTATGCTGAACAATTACTCAATGATTTAGACCAATTAACCGGCTGGCCGGAACGGGTTAAACTAATGCAAGCCAACTGGATTGGTAAATCCGTCGGCGCTTATTTAGAATTCCCCATTGTTGGCAGTACGGAAAAAGTTGCTGTTTTTACCACCCGTCCCGACACGGTTTATGGGGTAACTTATGTTGTTTTAGCCCCAGAACATCCCTTAACCCGACAAGTCACCACTCCAGACCGATTAGCAGCGGTTGAATCCTTCATTGCAGAAGTTAGCAATCAAAGCGAATTAGAACGCACTGCCGACGATAAACCCAAACGAGGAATTCCGACTGGAGGAACGGCGATTAATCCCTTTACTGGGGAAGAGATTCCGATATGGATTGCCGATTATGTCCTTTATGAATATGGAACCGGCGCGGTCATGGGAGTTCCCGCCCATGATGTCCGGGATTTCAAATTTGCCCGGGAACAGAACTTACCCATTAAACAAGTAATTGTTCGCGCCGATGCTGCGGATGAAAAAGCTGAGTTAAAAGAGGCTTATACCGAACCCGGAATTGTGATTAATTCCGACATTTTCAATGGCATGGAATCGACTACAGCCAAAGGTGAAATTATCGCCCATGCCGAAAAGCAAAAATGGGGTAAGGCGCGAATCCAATATCGCCTCAGAGATTGGCTGATTTCTCGTCAACGCTATTGGGGTGCACCGATTCCCGTGATTCACTGTCCCAGTTGCGGCGCAGTCCCCGTTCCCGATGAAGATTTGCCCGTGCAATTGCCGGAAGATGTGGCCTTTTCCGGACGGGGATTATCTCCCTTATCCCAATTAGAAAGCTGGGTGAACGTGCCTTGTCCCAGTTGTGGAGAACCGGCGAAACGGGAAACCGACACGATGGATACCTTTATCGATTCATCTTGGTATTTCTTGCGCTATCCCGATGCTCAAAATGCGGACAAAGCCTTTGATACCCAGCAGGTGAATGATTGGTTGCCCGTGGATCAATATGTGGGGGGAATTGAACACGCAATTTTGCATTTACTCTATTCGCGATTCTTTACCAAGGTATTGCGCGATCGGGGTTTATTGAACTTTGATGAACCATTCCAACGCCTGCTGACTCAGGGGATGGTCCAGGGTTTAACCTACAAAAATCCGCAAACCGGGAAATACATTCCTTCCGCCCAAGTGAATGCCAGTGACCCGAAATACCCGGAAACGGGAGAACCGTTGCAAGTCTTCTATGAGAAGATGTCCAAATCCAAATATAACGGCGTTGACCCCTTAGAAGTGTTGGGAAAATATGGGGCTGATACGGCGCGGATGTTTATTCTATTTAAAGCGCCACCGGAGAAAGATTTAGAATGGGAAGATGCCGACGTTGAGGGACAATACCGCTTTTTAAATCGGGTTTGGCGGTTGGTCACAGAATATGCAGAAACCACTCCCGCGAAAGAGGTGAAAGGGGAGTTGAGCAAAGCCGAAAAAGAATTGCGGCGATCGATTCATACGGCAATTAAAGAAATCACCGAGGATTTAGAAGGAGAGTATCAGTTTAATACAGCAGTTTCGGAGTTGATGAAACTCAGTAATGCCTTGAATGATGCAGACTGCAAAAATTCTGCAATTTATACCGAAGGCATCAAAACCCTGTTGATTTTGTTGGCCCCGTTTGCACCGCATATTGCCGAGGAATTGTGGCAGGAAATTGGCAATCAAACCTTAGTTCATGAGCAATCTTGGCCTGGGGTAGATTTGGATGCGTTGGTGGTGGATGAAATCACCTTAGTGATTCAAATTAGTGGCAAGACGCGGGGAACGATTCAGGTGCCTGCACAAGCAACTCGGGAGGAGTTGGAACAGTATGCGCGGGAGTCGGAAGTCGCCCAGAAGTATATTACAGGACAGGAGATTAAAAAGGCGATCGTTGTTCCGGGTAAGTTGGTGAATTTTGTGCTGGGGAAATCCTAA